The Astyanax mexicanus isolate ESR-SI-001 chromosome 7, AstMex3_surface, whole genome shotgun sequence genome has a window encoding:
- the plaua gene encoding plasminogen activator, urokinase a gives MRCLVITLLVACAFAASSALKHKPWKNNDILSVRANKYAADDESTRCIAEGSDGSEYRGTVSVTAKGHGCLRWNRFRSLGSAVTSGLGSHNYCRNPDKSIMPWCRVKRGTRIIREFCDIPRCEAKPTESPTEPTEPTEPEQDTERTCGERSLNSIYRIIGGYRTTVESQPWMASIFVNKGFKCGGTLIAPCWVLTAAHCFPSGRRNKLEHISVYLGKNAINETDHNKEQKFKVTKLIIHEDFDNTISENYNNDIALMQIVDSSGQCAQRTRTVRTVCLPPSKHMMPYGSFCTTAGYGRVKSNGFEYSKFLKEARLELISPKVCHQDNYYGKSEVPLTDNMVCAGSPTWKDDACQGDSGGPMVCEVNGRMFLFGVVSWGEQCATKFKPGVYTKVTNYNKWIEDHTGLPSSFTSGIMYPHKR, from the exons ATGAGGTGTTTGGTGATCACATTACTGGTGGCTTGTGCATTTGCTGCG tCTTCTGCTTTGAAACACAAGCCCTGGAAAAACAATGACATTTTGTCTGTTAGAGCCAACAAGTATGCTGCAGATG ATGAATCTACACGGTGCATTGCTGAGGGGAGTGATGGGAGCGAGTACAGAGGCACTGTCTCAGTAACGGCCAAAGGACACGGATGTCTCCGATGGAACAGATTCCGGAGTCTGGGATCAGCTGTTACCAGTGGGCTGGGATCACATAATTACTGCAG GAATCCAGACAAGAGCATCATGCCATGGTGCCGCGTTAAGAGAGGAACCCGGATTATAAGAGAGTTCTGTGATATTCCTCGATGTGAAGCCAAACCAA ctgaAAGCCCGACAGAACCTACAGAACCTACAGAACCAGAGCAGGATACTG AGCGTACATGTGGTGAACGATCTCTGAACAGCATATATAGGATCATCGGGggatacaggactacagtggAGTCACAGCCTTGGATGGCATCCATTTTCGTAAATAAGGGTTTCAAGTGTGGAGGGACGCTCATCGCTCCTTGCTGGGTCCTGACAGCAGCCCACTGCTTTCCTTCAGG TAGGAGAAACAAACTCGAGCACATCTCTGTCTACCTGGGGAAGAATGCCATCAATGAGACGGACCATAACAAAGAGCAGAAGTTCAAAGTGACCAAACTTATCATTCATGAAGATTTTGATAACACAATATCAGAGAATTACAACAATGACATAG ctcTGATGCAGATCGTGGACAGCAGTGGGCAGTGTGCACAGAGAACACGCACAGTGAGGACAGTGTGCCTTCCCCCTTCTAAGCACATGATGCCCTATGGATCATTCTGTACCACAGCTGGCTATGGCAGAGTGAAGAGCA ATGGATTTGAGTATTCCAAGTTCCTTAAGGAGGCTCGTTTAGAGCTCATCTCTCCTAAAGTTTGTCACCAGGATAACTATTATGGAAAAAGTGAGGTTCCTCTCACCGACAACATGGTGTGTGCTGGCAGCCCCACCTGGAAAGATGATGCTTGtcag GGAGACTCTGGAGGCCCAATGGTGTGTGAGGTGAATGGTCGAATGTTCCTGTTCGGAGTGGTCAGCTGGGGAGAACAGTGTGCCACCAAATTCAAACCAGGAGTCTACACCAAAGTCACCAACTATAACAAATGGATTGAAGATCACACAGGCCTGCCCTCCTCCTTCACCAGCGGCATTATGTACCCGCATAAGCGCTAG